One stretch of Deinobacterium chartae DNA includes these proteins:
- a CDS encoding maltose ABC transporter substrate-binding protein, protein MKKVTLIIAAVSLAMGSAHAAKLTVWTQYQGNELAWLKQVAKTYEKSNKGDTVEIVSVPFGDTQQKFILGAPKGEGPDLIMTVPHDRLGELAAAGVIEPLEKYVSNKKDYSDVALDALTYRGKLFGLPVSTEAVAVVYNKKLVPTFPANWNDFLKTAQKLTDPNKGTFGFFTNLDDIYINYGVVSAYGGYVFKNNKGTLDTKDVGIANAGATKAMAFLNDLRYKYNLVPQGVNNDVAKSAFLDGQLGMWLTGPWDMESIKQTKIDYGIATLPTPPGASSKWSPFVGVQGLVMNAYSKNKVAAAKLAKLLTSSSSQVSFNKAGGRIPASKSALARLKNDPVVAGFSKSVAAGTPMPNIPQMGAVWGPWTDAIKLATQKPGADYNGILDNALKQVKANIK, encoded by the coding sequence ATGAAAAAAGTCACCCTGATCATCGCGGCCGTATCGCTGGCCATGGGCAGCGCCCACGCCGCCAAACTCACCGTCTGGACCCAGTACCAGGGCAACGAGTTGGCCTGGCTCAAGCAGGTTGCCAAAACCTACGAGAAGAGCAACAAGGGCGACACGGTTGAGATCGTCAGCGTGCCCTTCGGCGACACCCAGCAGAAGTTCATCCTGGGTGCCCCCAAGGGCGAGGGCCCAGACCTGATCATGACCGTGCCGCACGACCGCCTGGGCGAACTGGCGGCAGCCGGCGTGATCGAACCGCTCGAAAAGTACGTCTCGAACAAGAAAGACTACTCCGACGTCGCGCTCGACGCCCTGACCTACCGGGGCAAGCTGTTCGGTCTGCCGGTCTCAACCGAAGCCGTGGCCGTGGTCTACAACAAGAAGCTCGTTCCCACCTTCCCCGCCAACTGGAACGACTTCCTCAAAACCGCCCAGAAGCTCACCGACCCCAACAAGGGCACCTTCGGCTTCTTCACCAACCTCGACGACATCTACATCAACTACGGTGTGGTGAGCGCCTACGGCGGCTACGTCTTCAAGAACAACAAGGGCACCCTGGACACCAAGGACGTGGGCATCGCCAACGCCGGAGCGACCAAGGCGATGGCCTTCCTCAACGACTTGCGCTACAAGTACAACCTCGTTCCGCAGGGCGTGAACAACGATGTCGCCAAATCGGCCTTCTTGGACGGTCAGCTGGGCATGTGGCTCACCGGTCCCTGGGACATGGAGTCGATCAAGCAGACCAAGATCGACTACGGCATCGCCACCCTGCCCACCCCTCCCGGTGCCAGCAGCAAGTGGAGCCCCTTCGTGGGCGTGCAGGGCCTGGTCATGAACGCCTACTCCAAGAACAAGGTCGCGGCAGCCAAGCTGGCCAAGCTGCTCACCTCGTCCAGCAGCCAGGTCTCGTTCAACAAGGCGGGCGGCCGTATCCCCGCCTCCAAGAGTGCTCTGGCCCGACTCAAGAACGACCCCGTGGTGGCCGGTTTCAGCAAGTCGGTGGCGGCCGGAACCCCCATGCCCAACATCCCGCAGATGGGCGCGGTGTGGGGCCCCTGGACCGACGCCATCAAACTGGCGACCCAGAAACCGGGTGCTGATTACAACGGTATCCTCGACAACGCCCTCAAGCAGGTCAAGGCCAACATCAAATAA